Genomic DNA from Arthrobacter sp. B1I2:
CTGTGGCACGTGACCTTGCCACTGCTGCGCCCCAGCCTCCAAACGGCCTTGATCCTGAGGACCATCCTCGCCTTCCAGACCTTCGCCGTAGCACTTGCCCTCACCGGCCAGAACTTCCCGCTGGTGGTCGGTGAGACCTACCGCTGGTACACCGGCCTGCAGGATCCCAACGTGGCGTCGGCGCTGGCGTTGGTGGTCATGGCCGTGTCCATGGTGACGGCTGTCGGGTACCTGAAACTCCTGAGGGACCAGTCGGAGGCCCCGCAATGAGCCACGCAACCACATCCAAGGCCGCGGAACCGGCTGCCGGCCACGAGCCTGAGGTGGACCGCAGGCCCCTGGCACGGCAACGCCGGAACAGGGTGCTGCTCCAGGTGGCCTGCATCCTGATCACCCTCTTCATGGCCCTGCCGATCTACCTGATCGCCCTGGCCGCCATGTCCAGCCGGCAATCGCTGCAGAAGTTTCCGCTCAGCTTCATCCCGGACAACTTCTCCACCGAGACCATGCAGACGTTCCTGCAGTCCACGGGCATCCTCGGCGGCCTGATCAACTCGGTGCAGGTGGGCGTGTTCACCCTCGTGTTGTCGCTGATCATCGGCGTCCCGGCCGGGTACGCCGTGGCGCGGTTCGCGTTCCGCGGCAGGGATCCGTACCAGCTCTTCCTGCTTTTCACCCGGGCGTTGCCCATCGTGGTGCTCTCGGTGCCCCTGGCGCAGCTCTTCCTGCAGACGGGACTGTACGACACCGTGCCCGCCGTCGTCCTGCTCCACACGGCCCTGGCCCTGCCCACAACCATCCTGATCACCGCCTCCGTCTTCCTCGGCGTTCCCCGCGACGTCGAGGAGGCCGCGCGGATCTTCGGCTGCAGCCCTTTGCAGGCCTTCCTCAAGGTGGTCCTGCCCATGGCTGTGCCGGGCATCGCCGCGGCATCGATCTTCACGTTCGTGATGTCCTGGAATGAAGTCCTGGGGGCGTCGATCCTGACACTGAACCAGCGCACCCTGCCCGCCCAGGTCCTCAGCTCCCTTGCTGAATCACCACTTGCCTACCGCTTCGCCGGCGGCTTCCTGCTGGTGCTCCCGGCACTGATCTTCATCTTCTTCATGCGCCGCTACCTCACCAACATGTGGGGCTCCACCATCCGCTGATTGCGTCCCAGAGAGGCTGTCCCATGGCTGACATCTCCATCAAGGGTCTTCACAAGACCTATCCGGGCAGCACCGAGCTGGCCACGAACAACGTCTCGCTCGAGGTGGCGGAAGGCGAGTTCATGGTGCTGCTGGGGCCTTCGGGGTGCGGGAAGACCACCCTGCTGCGCATGGTGGCGGGCCTGGATTTCCCGGACCAGGGCAGCATCTCCATCGGCGGCAGGGACGTGACCTACCTGCCGCCCCAGGACCGTAACCTCTCCATGGTGTTCCAGTCCTATGCCGTGTTCCCGCACCGCATGGTCCGGACCAACATCGGCTTCGGGCTGATGATGAAGAAGGTCCCGCGGGAGGAAATGGAGCGGAAGGTGGCATGGGCGGCGGACCTGCTGCAGCTCAGCCCCTATCTGGACCGGTACCCGGCGCAGCTTTCAGGCGGCCAGCGGCAACGCGTCGCCGTTGCCAGGGCCATCGTCATGGACGCCGATGTGCTGCTCATGGATGAGCCCCTGTCCAACCTCGACGCCCTGCTTCGACTCGACTTCCGCGCCGAACTGAAGAAGATCGTCCAGCAGCTCGGTTCCACCACCCTGTACGTCACCCACGACCAGGTGGAAGCAATGAGCCTCTCGGACCGGGTCGCGGTGATGAAGAAGGGCCAGATCGCCCAGCTTGGCCATCCGCTCACCGTCTACGAGGAGCCCGCAGACCGTTTCGTGGGCGGCTTCATCGGCTCACCGCCCATGAATTTCCTGGACGGCCGTATCTCCCAGCAGGGCGCCCTGGAAGTCGGCGGTCAGAGCATCGCGGCCCCCGAATTCCTGGCCCGGGCAGCAGCACGCACCGGCGGCACGCCGGTCATGGTGGGCATCCGGGCAGAGAACATCGCACTGGCCCAGCGCGGTTCGGAGGGGTCGCTGGACGCCGCCGTGGAGGTGGTGGAGCCGCTCGGGCACGCCACCCTGCTGACAGTGGACATGGGCGGCCAAACCGTCAAGGTCCAGGTTTCCTCCACGGCGCGGGTCTCCGCAGGAGACAAGGTGGGGCTGCGCTTCGAGCAAAGCGCCCTCCGCTTTTTCGACACCGAAACCCAATTGGGGCTGACGGCATGAGCGCAGACGCGGACGCAGACGCGTATCCGCTCCGGAACCTGGAGGATATGGAGCAGCGGGCCAGGGCTGTCCTGGCCGCGAATGACCTTGGCACCATGGTCACCGCCGCGCCGAACCTCTATCCGCACATGTGGAGCTGGGACGCGGCCTTCGTTGCCACCGGCCTGTCCACCGTAAGCGTGGCCCGGGCCCTGCAGGAGCTCGACCACCTCATCGCGGCGCAGTGGGACAGCGGAATGATCCCGCACATCGTCTTCTCCGATGTCCCGGGCTACTTCCCGGACGTGGAGCGGTGGGGAACCCGCGGAGCATCACCCGAGGGCGTGCAGTCCAGCGGCATTTGCCAGCCACCTGTGCATGCGACGCTGCTGCGCCGCATCGTGGAACGCGCGACGGCGGCGGGCGGCGGGGATGCCAGGCTCGCCGAGGAATTCACCCGGCGGACCCTGCCGCAGTGGATCCGCTGGCATGCCTGGCTCCGCAACAGCCGCGGCGCCGACGGTTCCGGACTGCTCACGATCTACCATGGCTGGGAGTCCGGAATGGATAACTCGCCACGGTTCGACGGGCCATATTCCCGTGTCCGGCCCGGGAAGATGGAGCCCTTTGTCCGCACGGACACGTTGAAGGTCACCGACCGCAGCCAGCGGCCCAGCGATGAGGAATACAGCCGCTACCTGTGGCTGGTGCAGCAGATGGCCGACGTCCGGTTCGACGATGCCCGGCTGCCCGGCGTGATGGCCTTCCAGGTCAAGGACGTTTTCATGTCGGCGATCTTCGCGGCGGCCAACGAGGACCTGGCCGTGCTGGCAGAACATGCCGGCCTGCGCGGGGATGCGCCCCGGTTGCGGGAGTGGGCCCGGGAGTTCCGGGACGGAGTGGACGCCACCGTGGACGAACAGACAGGGCTGGCGCGCGACCGCGACGTGCTGGCCGGGGACTGGATCGGGCTGCCCACCATGGCAGGGTTCGCTCCGCTCATCTCCACCGCGGACGACACCCTGCTGGGGCGGCAGCTGGAGGTCTTTGAAGGGCCGGACTGGACCGGCGACCCGCGCCTGGCCTTCCCGCTGCCCGCGTCAACCTCCACCACCTATGCGGGCCTCAAACCCCGGCAATATTGGCGGGGACCGGTCTGGCCGGTGATGAACTGGTACCTGGCCAGCTGCCTGCGCAGGCGCGGCGACGAGGCAAGGTACCGGCGGCTGCGCCAAGCGTCCCTTGACCAGCTGATGGAAGGCCATTTCGCCGAGTACTACGAACCGTTTACGGGCGAGCCGCTCGGCAGCATGGACCAGTCCTGGACGGCGGCCGTTGCGCTGGAATGGCTCGCCGATCCCGACGCCGGCTGACCGTGGAGGCACCGCCGTCGTCCGCCCAAGCGCCCGGGCCACCAGTGCGCCTCCTCATCGCCGGCGCCGGTGCACGCGGCTCCGCCTATGCCCGGCTTGCCGTGGGTACCGGCCGGGCCGCCGTGGTGGGAGTCGCGGAACCGCGCCGCATGCTGCGCGAACGCATCGCAGCGGAGCTTGGAGTTCCGGAGGCGGGCCTTTTCGAGGACTGGCAGGCCATGCTCCGCACCCGGCTGCCGGCTGACGGCATCATCATTGCCACTCCCGACCGTGAGCACGGAGGGCCCTTTGCGGCGGCCGCAACCCACGGCTACCCGGTCCTCCTCGAGAAGCCCATTGCCACGGACCCCGCCGGCTGCGTGGAGCTGGCCCGGCTGCAGCGGGAATCGGGGATCAGGGCAACCGTCTGCCACGTCCTGCGCTACACGCCGCTGACTGCGCTGCTGCGGCAACTCCTCGCCGCCGGGGCAGTAGGACGGGTCATCTCCGTCCAGCACCTGGAACCGGTGGGTTTCTGGCATTTCGCGCACTCCTACGTCCGGGGGAACTGGCGGCGGGAGGAAGAGTCCAGTCCCTTCCTGCTGGCCAAGTGCACGCACGACGTCGACTGGCTCTCCTTCATTATCGGAAGCCGGCCCCTGCGGGTGTCCTCGTTCGGCCGGCTCTCGCATTTCCGGCCGGAGGAGGCGCCGGAAGGGGCGTCGGATCGGTGTACCGGCTGCGCGGCCGAACCGCGCTGCCCCTACTCCGCCCTGCGCATCTACGGGCCCGGCCGTCCTCCGAGCGGCACCGCGCCGGACCCCGGGAGGGCCTACTTTGCCGACGTGGTGGATCCGGGCGGTACGCGGGAATCGCTGTGGCAGGCGCTGGCAACCGGGCCTTACGGCCGTTGCGTCTACTCCTCAGACAATGACGTGGTGGACCACCAGGTGGTGAACATCGACTACGAGGACGGCACAACCGCCGCTTTCACCGCCACGGCCTTTACCGCCAAGGGCCCCAGGCAGACCCGGATCTTCGGGAGCCACGGCGAGATCACAGTCGAGGCCGGCACCGTCTCGGCCTATGACTTCCTGACCGGGGAAACCACGGTCCACACGGTGCCGTCCGTCGCTGCCCAGGTACAAGGCGAAAAGCACGAGGGCGGCGACCGGGGCCTCGTGCAGGCATGGGTGGGGGCACTGGCCACCGGAGACTGGTCAGGAGTCGTATCGGGGCTGGACGAGTCGCTGGTCAGTCACGGCACGGTCTTCGCCGCCGAGGAAGCCCGTCGGCGCGGGACGGTGGTATCGGTGGAAGAGTTCAGCCCCGGGCTGTGACCGGGTCGATCGACACCACTGCAAGGAAACCCCGGCCCAGGATCTCCGGGGAATCGGCATCCGAGCCGACGACGGCGTCGTACCGCCCCAGCTCCAGCGGCTCGGCGCCGCTTTCGCCGGCCTTCGCCTGCCCCTGCAGCAGTACCCCGAGCTGCCCCTGAAACACAGGGTGGGCGCGTTTCTTGGACAGCTCAATGATGGACGTGTAGCCCTTGAAGGCGTCCCGGCGCGCGATGACGTTCAGGTCCCTTATATCCCCGGTGGGCAGCTTGGCCCCGGCGGCCGCGCCGCCGTCGAACCTGAAGGGACGGTACTTTTCCATGGCGTGTTCGGCGCCGTCGACGGTGAGCACCAGCAGTTCACCCTCAATGACCGTCAGGACGCGCTCCATCCCGGGGAACGGCGAAAAGTCCCCGGCCTTGGCCACGTCCGCGATGCTCACCCGCCAGTCCCAGCCCCCGTCTTCCGAGCCGTGGCGTGCGATTTCCCTGGTCACCCCGCCGCCATTGCGCCATGGTTCGGCCTTGAGGTCGGCGAAGCGGATGATCTGCATCAGCCCAGCCTAGTTCCCCGGGTGGTCACGCGTCGCAGCCGGCGCCTTCTCCCTGCTACTCTCCTGCGGGGGGTCAACACGAAAACAGCCTGAAGGAGCCGGGAATGTTCGTCAAAGTGTGTGGTCTCAGCACGCCCGAATCGGTGCGTGAAGCCGTGGACGCCGGCGCGGATGCCGTGGGATTCGTCCTCACCGCCAGCCCCCGGGTGGTCTCGCCGTCCCAGGCGGCCTCCCTGCTGGCCGGGGTACCCAGCGGCGTTTCCCCGACCGGTGTTTTCCGCCATGAGCCCGTGGCCGACGCCATCGCCATTGCCCGGGCCGCAGGCCTGGAATGGATCCAGCTGCACGGCCCGCGGACACGCGCGGACGTGGCAACAGTGCACGACGCCGGCATGAAGCTGATCAGGGCCATCACCATGGGTGCCGGCCAGGATGAGTTCGAGGACTGGGGCGAGGACCTGCTGCTGATCGACGCCGCGGTGCCCGGTTCGGGGGAGGCCTGGGACTACGCCTCAGTGGCGGCCCTGCCAGTGCTCCAGGGACGGAACTGGCTGCTTGCCGGCGGCCTCGATGCTGCCAATGTGGGCCAGGCATCAGCGGCGGCGCACGCGTGGGGAGTGGATGTTTCCTCCGGTGTTGAAGCATCCCGCGGCGTGAAGGACCCGGCCAAGATCCGCGCCTTTGTCCAGGCTGCAAAGGCCGCCGCTACCGTCTAGGCGCTGCTTTCAGGGGCAAGATCAGGGGAGTCCCCCAGCTTTTTGTCGGCGGGCTGGGGGCACAATGGGTGCATGAAGACACTTCTGAACATCATCTGGCTGGTTTTCGGCGGCTTTTGGCTGGCCCTGGGCTATTTCTTCGCAGGCGTGGTCTGCTGCCTGCTGATCGTCACCATCCCGTGGGGTATTGCCTCATTCCGGATCGCTGCCTACACGCTGTGGCCGTTTGGCCGGATGGTGGTGGACAAGCCCGGCGGCACCGGTGTCTTCTCGCTGCTGGGCAATGTGATCTGGCTGCTGGTGGCGGGGATCTGGATCGCCATCGGCCACGTGGTGACCGCGTTCGCCATGGCCGTGACCATCATCGGCATCCCGCTGGCCATCGCCAACCTCAAGCTCATCCCGGTCTCCCTGATGCCGCTCGGCAAGCAGATCGTGCCTACCAGTACGCCTTTTGTGAGCAACTACCCGGTGCGCACCTACCGTTAGGCAGATTCGTCCGGCCGCCGGGCGCGCAGCACGCAGAACTCGTTGCCGTCCGGGTCGGCCATGACAACCCAGGTGGCAGCTGCACCCTGGCCCACCGTGACCTGACGGGCGCCCAGCTCCTCCAGCCTTGCCACCTCGGCGTCCTGGTCCTCGGGGCGCAGGTCCAGGTGAAGACGGTTCTTGAGCTCCTTCTGCTCCGGGACCCGGAGGAAAAGCAGGTCGGGCAGCACGCCGTCTTCGGCGCTGCCTGCCGGCGGTTCCAGCACGATCTCGTCGTCCTCTTCATGGGTGCGGCGCCAGCCGAGCGCCTTTTCCCAAAAAGCCGCGGGAACGCGGGGGTCGGTGGAATCAATGGCGAGGGCTTGGATGCGCAGGCTCATCCGTGCAGTTTTGCATCCGGTCCCGGGATCCGTAAACCCTGGCAGGCTGCGGCCCCTTACAGCGGCCGGAATGCCCCGTCCCGCAGGATGGCCACCGAATCGCTCTGGTCCAGTTCAGCGGCGATGTCCACGTCCTCCGCGTAGCCGGCCCCGCACAGCTCGCGGCCGCTGGAACAGTGCTGCAGCATCTCCCGCAACCGCGGTTCGGCGGATTCATAAACCGCCATCGCGGCCACGGCTTCCGGCGCATAGCCGTGCCGGCCGTCCCCGGCCTCATAGCCGCCCTTGCCGGCGGCCACCAGCCCGGCGATGAACGCTCCGGCACCGATCTGGTCCTCCACAGCTGGCCGCAGAGTGCCGTCCGGCCAGCGCTCACCGGCAGCCACCACCGCCACAACCGCCTCTGCCGGAAGGTTCGCGCCCATCCAGTCTGCCGTTGCGGCGGCGTTCCGCAGGCACACTGCGGCGACCAGCGGCACGTCCCTGGCCAGCGCATGGCAGAGCTCAGAACCGTTAGGGGACGGCAGGACCACTTTCTCCAGAAATTCTGCACCGCGGAGGCTTGCCGGGGAGAGACTCAACCCGCCGCCGTCGCGGGGGCCGGCCAGCGGCGCGTGGTGGCGGGCGGCGAAATCCTCTGCGCTGGTGTCCCGCCAGGGATACGGGAAGACTGCAGCGCCCCTGTCCAGTGCCACGCTGACGCAGGTGCTGAAGGACAGGACGTCCACCACCACCGCGAGGTCCGCGCCGGGCGCCACCGTCCTGGCTCCCTCCAGCCCCCAGTCAAGCCGGACCGTGAAGGGGAGTTGCCGGTGCGCGGCGTTGGCGGAGCGCGTGTGCCGCGGGTTGGAGCTGGGTGCGTTCACGCCAGCTCGCCTTTCAGGTTGCGGTGCGCGGCGTCCAGCCACAGTTCCAGGGCCCGCGGGTGGTGGAAAAGGGGGTCCAGTTCCAGCAGGTGGCGCACGACGGCGGCCCGGCCGGCTGCGAAGTCGGCGTCACCAATGTGCGCATAATCCTTCCGCACGGCCGCAACGTAGCGGGCGTACTCCTCCGGATCGCCGCCGAGAACCGAAAGGTCCGCGTCGCACAGGAGCGCGCCGTCGTCGTCCCCCGGTCCGGGCCGGTGGTCCGACGTAAGACGGACCAGCCGCGCCGTTTCCGCCACCTCCTCCTCCGGCAGGCCGGCTCCGGCGAGGCGATCCTCGGCAAGCCGGGCGGACTCCTCCTCGTCCTGGCCCGCCGTGCCGCGGTACACCGCGTCATGGAACCAGGCCGCCAGCAGCACGGTCCGTGGCGCCTCTTCCGGTTCGGTGAGCAGGTCCAGCGCCTCCAGGACGGAGAGCAGGTGCGTGCAGCCGTGGTAGTGGCGGTGCGGCTCGCTCCACCGGTCCAACAGGTCCAGGAACAGGGCGTCATGGCCGGGCATGATCGCCTCCCAGCGGGTCAGCAGGGGAACCTTCAGCGATTTGTTCCGCCGGCGGGCCGGGATCCGCAGCCCGCTGGCAATGAGTTTGCGGACCAGCACTCTGCCCTCCACGGACACCGCCCCGGCCGCCACAAGCTCGGCAAAGCGGCGTTCCGGGACGTCGTAATGGTCGCCGTCGAACGCCCGCTCCGGGATCCCCGCAGCGGCAGCGAACGCGTGCAGTTCATCCAGTGAAGCGTCGGAGACCAGATGCGAAAAGTGTGTCCCGTGTGCAGGCCACAGCGGCGGATCGATATAGATGGCCATGGGAGGAGTCTAGTGCCGCCCTTCGGCCGGAAGCCCGGCAGCCCCGGGAGGGCCACGGTCCTCGATTGCGTCTTGCCACACGGACCCAGACCGCATTTGCGGACTAGAATCACCGCATGGCCCTTATCCGCGTTTCTGAAGCCGCCCGGTTCCTGGGCGTAAGCGACGATACCGTCCGCCGCTGGACGGAGCACGGAACGCTCACCCCGCTCCGGGACGGCTCCGGCCGGCTTGCCGTCGACGGACTGGAACTGGCAGCGCATGCCCAGAAGCTGGCGCAGCTCCCCGACGACCCCAAAAGCGGCACCAGCTCGGCGCGGAACCGGTTCGTCGGCCTGGTCACCAACGTCATCACGGACAAGGTCATGGCCCAGGTGGAACTGCAGTGCGGGCCCTTCAGGGTGGTCTCGCTGATGAGCAGCGAAGCCGTGCGCGAACTGGGCCTGGAATTGGGCTCCGTGGCCACCGCCGTCGTCAAGGCAACAACGGTCATCATCGAATCGCCCAAGGGCCGGGGCACCGCATGACCCAGGCATCCATCCGGTCCGGAGCGAGATTCCGGGCACGCATCGCTCCATTGGGTGTGCTGCCGGCCGCCGCGCTGCTGCTGGCCGTCCTTCCCGGCTGCGCCGCAGGTGGCTCGGCTCCG
This window encodes:
- a CDS encoding carbohydrate ABC transporter permease; this encodes MSHATTSKAAEPAAGHEPEVDRRPLARQRRNRVLLQVACILITLFMALPIYLIALAAMSSRQSLQKFPLSFIPDNFSTETMQTFLQSTGILGGLINSVQVGVFTLVLSLIIGVPAGYAVARFAFRGRDPYQLFLLFTRALPIVVLSVPLAQLFLQTGLYDTVPAVVLLHTALALPTTILITASVFLGVPRDVEEAARIFGCSPLQAFLKVVLPMAVPGIAAASIFTFVMSWNEVLGASILTLNQRTLPAQVLSSLAESPLAYRFAGGFLLVLPALIFIFFMRRYLTNMWGSTIR
- a CDS encoding ABC transporter ATP-binding protein: MADISIKGLHKTYPGSTELATNNVSLEVAEGEFMVLLGPSGCGKTTLLRMVAGLDFPDQGSISIGGRDVTYLPPQDRNLSMVFQSYAVFPHRMVRTNIGFGLMMKKVPREEMERKVAWAADLLQLSPYLDRYPAQLSGGQRQRVAVARAIVMDADVLLMDEPLSNLDALLRLDFRAELKKIVQQLGSTTLYVTHDQVEAMSLSDRVAVMKKGQIAQLGHPLTVYEEPADRFVGGFIGSPPMNFLDGRISQQGALEVGGQSIAAPEFLARAAARTGGTPVMVGIRAENIALAQRGSEGSLDAAVEVVEPLGHATLLTVDMGGQTVKVQVSSTARVSAGDKVGLRFEQSALRFFDTETQLGLTA
- the ggh gene encoding glucosylglycerate hydrolase, whose product is MSADADADAYPLRNLEDMEQRARAVLAANDLGTMVTAAPNLYPHMWSWDAAFVATGLSTVSVARALQELDHLIAAQWDSGMIPHIVFSDVPGYFPDVERWGTRGASPEGVQSSGICQPPVHATLLRRIVERATAAGGGDARLAEEFTRRTLPQWIRWHAWLRNSRGADGSGLLTIYHGWESGMDNSPRFDGPYSRVRPGKMEPFVRTDTLKVTDRSQRPSDEEYSRYLWLVQQMADVRFDDARLPGVMAFQVKDVFMSAIFAAANEDLAVLAEHAGLRGDAPRLREWAREFRDGVDATVDEQTGLARDRDVLAGDWIGLPTMAGFAPLISTADDTLLGRQLEVFEGPDWTGDPRLAFPLPASTSTTYAGLKPRQYWRGPVWPVMNWYLASCLRRRGDEARYRRLRQASLDQLMEGHFAEYYEPFTGEPLGSMDQSWTAAVALEWLADPDAG
- a CDS encoding Gfo/Idh/MocA family protein encodes the protein MARRSRRRLTVEAPPSSAQAPGPPVRLLIAGAGARGSAYARLAVGTGRAAVVGVAEPRRMLRERIAAELGVPEAGLFEDWQAMLRTRLPADGIIIATPDREHGGPFAAAATHGYPVLLEKPIATDPAGCVELARLQRESGIRATVCHVLRYTPLTALLRQLLAAGAVGRVISVQHLEPVGFWHFAHSYVRGNWRREEESSPFLLAKCTHDVDWLSFIIGSRPLRVSSFGRLSHFRPEEAPEGASDRCTGCAAEPRCPYSALRIYGPGRPPSGTAPDPGRAYFADVVDPGGTRESLWQALATGPYGRCVYSSDNDVVDHQVVNIDYEDGTTAAFTATAFTAKGPRQTRIFGSHGEITVEAGTVSAYDFLTGETTVHTVPSVAAQVQGEKHEGGDRGLVQAWVGALATGDWSGVVSGLDESLVSHGTVFAAEEARRRGTVVSVEEFSPGL
- a CDS encoding HutD/Ves family protein, with the protein product MQIIRFADLKAEPWRNGGGVTREIARHGSEDGGWDWRVSIADVAKAGDFSPFPGMERVLTVIEGELLVLTVDGAEHAMEKYRPFRFDGGAAAGAKLPTGDIRDLNVIARRDAFKGYTSIIELSKKRAHPVFQGQLGVLLQGQAKAGESGAEPLELGRYDAVVGSDADSPEILGRGFLAVVSIDPVTARG
- a CDS encoding phosphoribosylanthranilate isomerase, which translates into the protein MFVKVCGLSTPESVREAVDAGADAVGFVLTASPRVVSPSQAASLLAGVPSGVSPTGVFRHEPVADAIAIARAAGLEWIQLHGPRTRADVATVHDAGMKLIRAITMGAGQDEFEDWGEDLLLIDAAVPGSGEAWDYASVAALPVLQGRNWLLAGGLDAANVGQASAAAHAWGVDVSSGVEASRGVKDPAKIRAFVQAAKAAATV
- a CDS encoding YccF domain-containing protein; this encodes MKTLLNIIWLVFGGFWLALGYFFAGVVCCLLIVTIPWGIASFRIAAYTLWPFGRMVVDKPGGTGVFSLLGNVIWLLVAGIWIAIGHVVTAFAMAVTIIGIPLAIANLKLIPVSLMPLGKQIVPTSTPFVSNYPVRTYR
- a CDS encoding VOC family protein, encoding MSLRIQALAIDSTDPRVPAAFWEKALGWRRTHEEDDEIVLEPPAGSAEDGVLPDLLFLRVPEQKELKNRLHLDLRPEDQDAEVARLEELGARQVTVGQGAAATWVVMADPDGNEFCVLRARRPDESA
- a CDS encoding 2-phosphosulfolactate phosphatase gives rise to the protein MNAPSSNPRHTRSANAAHRQLPFTVRLDWGLEGARTVAPGADLAVVVDVLSFSTCVSVALDRGAAVFPYPWRDTSAEDFAARHHAPLAGPRDGGGLSLSPASLRGAEFLEKVVLPSPNGSELCHALARDVPLVAAVCLRNAAATADWMGANLPAEAVVAVVAAGERWPDGTLRPAVEDQIGAGAFIAGLVAAGKGGYEAGDGRHGYAPEAVAAMAVYESAEPRLREMLQHCSSGRELCGAGYAEDVDIAAELDQSDSVAILRDGAFRPL
- a CDS encoding DUF4031 domain-containing protein, with protein sequence MAIYIDPPLWPAHGTHFSHLVSDASLDELHAFAAAAGIPERAFDGDHYDVPERRFAELVAAGAVSVEGRVLVRKLIASGLRIPARRRNKSLKVPLLTRWEAIMPGHDALFLDLLDRWSEPHRHYHGCTHLLSVLEALDLLTEPEEAPRTVLLAAWFHDAVYRGTAGQDEEESARLAEDRLAGAGLPEEEVAETARLVRLTSDHRPGPGDDDGALLCDADLSVLGGDPEEYARYVAAVRKDYAHIGDADFAAGRAAVVRHLLELDPLFHHPRALELWLDAAHRNLKGELA
- a CDS encoding TOBE domain-containing protein, with translation MALIRVSEAARFLGVSDDTVRRWTEHGTLTPLRDGSGRLAVDGLELAAHAQKLAQLPDDPKSGTSSARNRFVGLVTNVITDKVMAQVELQCGPFRVVSLMSSEAVRELGLELGSVATAVVKATTVIIESPKGRGTA